The Sulfuricurvum sp. IAE1 sequence GACTTGGTCACGCAAGAGATTCATCTGAATCTTTCGTATGGTGTCATTCAAAAACACTTCGTAAATGGCCAATTCACAATGTGCACTCGAACGCATTTTTTAAACAAATCAAAAAATTAATTGATAACCAATTTTTTGATTATCTGTCCATTTGTGTATATTGTGGATGTTCTAAATCATTCGAACTGATTCAGCTTGATAACGTTATCAAAACTTGTCATTAACTCAAAGAAAACTCACGTCTTGCAAAGTTTCATGACTCGATCATTATTGATGGCTTTTCCAGAAAAACCATTTATTGTAATATTTAAAATACCTCTGCGCCTCAATTTAGAGATATTTTACTCTGTCAAATTCATCCCATTTGTATTATACAAAATCGTATCGATAAAGCCAATAACCGGAAATGTTTCGTTTTGAAACGTATTAATAAATTTACAACTTCTGGTTAAATTAAGCAAATAGTTGCACAAATCTTCAAATAATCGCATATCGTAAATCCCCGTTATTTTCTCAGACTTTTTTCCATTTCTTTCCAAAATTTTCTTTTTTATACTTCTCTTAACACATAGCTATGCGTAAATATTTTTGAAATTCAAGGAAAGGTAATGACAGAAAAAGAACTTGTCGAAATGATGTACGAAAAACATAAAAAATGGCTTTTAAACTCTAGAGAAGCAGCATCTGAGTGGGGAAGCAGTTATTCAGCTTTAAGCAAATTATTCGGAGGAGAGGAAGCCCTTCCAGAAAAAGTGATTTTGCAAAAGCAGATCATCCCTCCATGGGTAATGTTTGGTCAAAAGCGCATGTGGAAGATCACTGAAATTGCAAAATGGCTTCTTGAAACTGAAAAAGGAACTCAATCATGACTGATGAGATACAGTTCATTATCGAACGTTTACTCAAAGTATCGTTCGAGCAACAGTCGGCTTTGCTACGCTACTTTAGCCGAAGCGACATAGTGACGCGGATCAAAATCCTCGCAGAAAAGACCAACCGATTTCATAAATTGCGTCAGGAAAACGGGAATAGTGACAAAAGTATTCTCGAATATTGTGCGCTGATTACAGCTATCAAAAATGCCCATGATGAAAACGAATCTCTTCGAAAAAAATCTTTCAGAGGATTGAAGCTCGAAGAGATTCGGATTCTATCGCAGAAAAAAGCAGATCAGTTTATTCGCAAAATCAAAAAGCCGGATCCAACCCGTGAAAAACTGCTTGGATATTGGGCAATTGTGCGGATGCTGAAGCTTGAACAAGATTTCAGTTTCCGCCAAATCAGCCTTTATCTCAAAAAATACCATCGGTTTGATGTTGCTCATTCCACAATATTTCAACTGTGGAATGAGCTGGAAAAAAATGAAAATACAGGAGAATCCAAATGATCGATGAAGCAATTCCATATATGAGTAACGAAAAACATCAGGGGATTTCGGTTCCACTGACGACAGATGAAAAATGGGTCTTGCATTTACTGCTGGAAGAAGACTATAAGCGAAGCTATATAGTCGGAATGTGGCTTAGCTATGGAGGACGGTATCATACTCATTCGTTGCCAGAACTCTATAAAATCAGAGAGGGCTTACGCATGTATACTCGTGGTTTAATCACCAAAGAATACTCCAACAAGCTGTTCGAAATCAGCGATAGAACCATTGCTAATGTCAAAGAAAAATCGGTGCGTTGCAAGTTCATTCAACATGAGAAAGTTTTCATTGATGAACTTGAGGCAAATGCTATGCTGCATCTATGGGCTGATGCTCTAAAGGGATATTCGATCATTAAACTAATACGGTCAATGTCGATCTTTTCAGTTTCTGCCTCGTATTACACGTTCGGATGGATGGATGAAATTGAGCGCTTTGGAAGAGTACAAGAGCAGTTAACCCAAGCCAATGATCTACCAAAAGGGCTTGTTGATTTTATGCAAAACAAGATATTTTCTAGCAATTATGGCAAAGAAATCTTGCAAAAATACGAAAAGCTGAAAGCGGAAAAAGGGAAATAGCTGTTTTTTCAAGTGTTCGGTACTGTATTATGCACTGTTTTCATGCTTGATTGACTCATTTCAAGAAACTCCCTTATTTTGGGAGTTTTTCTCCATTTTCCATTCAAAACAGAAACCGTAAAAAACAAACGCACACTCTTCAAAAAAACCTCATGATCATCGAACATTTTTCCATGTTAGAGTTTTATGTTTTCAATTTTTAGTTGCAAATCGATGGAGCTCAGTATCCTCTACGGAGCATACGTACCACCGTAACCAAAAGAGCGCGGTTTTACTCAATATGTCTACTGGATTGTTGAAACTGGCTATGAACCATGTAGAAAGTGTGGCGAGCTTTGAATCGCAAAGGGTCTTTGAATCACTTATATTTTTTTGCTTCTTACAGGCATTACCCGAACTGTCAGCGATGCGGATGCTATCATCGAAAAAAAAGAGCAGAATGACTAAACACACTGCCGGACGGCGGCTGAATCCGTTCATTGATTTTCAAAAAAAAGGAGGATGAGTATGCGTGGATCAGTATATTACCAGACAGGGCTTCTGGCAAAAGCGGTGTTTGCCGAAGGGGCTAAAAAAACGGAGCGAATCGATCCGAATCATCCCCATTATCAAAAGATTGCGTCTTACCGTACCCTATGCACATATCGCGAAGTGTGGAACAATTTTCTCAATTACCTCAAAGAACATTGGGGAGTTAAAAATGCCGAAGAGATCACCGGTGCGATGGTCGCCGACTACATGCTATACAAGATCGAATACTATCCGAGCGAGCAGTATTTGGAGAAGATATCCTCCGCCTTGGGCAAACTCGAAATTGCCCTGAAGCACTATACCTTGTCCCAATACGGTGAAGCCAGGGAATACGATTTCTCTATCCGACAGGAAATCCTCGATACAACCCGAGATCTTGATCTGGTTGCCGACAACTACCACAACCGCGCCTACAAAGATCCGGAACTCTTGATCGAATCGCTCAAAGATCCTCATCACCGTTTAGCGGCACGAATCCAATATGAGGGAGGAGCGCGTATCGAGGGGGTCAGCCTCATCAAACCCGATCAGCTGCATGGAATATGCCACGATCCGATCACCAAAACCGATAAAGGGGTCATTTTTACCAAGGAAAAAGGGGGAAAGGAAGGGGATGTGCTGATCGGTGTTGATACCTATATCGAACTTGAAGAGCATTTGAAAATGAACAAAACTTTCAAACTCGACCGACGGCGCTACAGTCATGCTATCCGTAGCACCTGTGAGCGAATCGGACTTAATCCGGAAGGTTCGCACGGTTTGCGCTGGAATTTTGCGAAACGCAGACTTTTCGAATACGCCAAAGCGGGCTTCACCTACGAGCAAAGCCTCCAAACGGTGAGTTGGGAGATGAAGCACAATCGGGCCTCAATCACCGAGCACTATCTGGGGCATTAACCATTATGAAAACGGTCAAAACAGATAATTTACTTACTGACAATGCTTGGTGATGACTTGCTGAAGTGATCCTCCAGTTGCCGCAGCCACACAAGCTTCATATGCGATTTGTAAAGCAGCCGCTTCTCCTCTAAAGACTGAGATTTGTGCTTGACACATATTCATTGCATGCTGTTCATTCATAGCGCCACCACGCACTCCCAGTCCAACGTTCCATCCCGTCTGTGCAGTTTCAAAACATCCTGCAAATACATTGGACGAAAGAATCCCTATCACCAAAAATCCACTTACTATTTTCATCATATTAAACTTCTCCTTGCGTTTTTGAAGCATTCAATGCTTTTGTTATATTGACTCAACCCACTAAAGCTGGGAAGCTTCCTTATTCTTTTTTTGCTGCTGTTCATTTGCCGTCTGCTGCTTGAATTTTTTCATCAAGTTTTTATCGACGTAATTCATGTCCATTTCAAAGCTCATATGGGGAGCATTTAGAGTAATCTCCGTATTTCCGTCAATAAACTTGACGTATTTGTCTCCAACGAATGGAATGCTGGAATTCACAAGCTTGTACTTCTTTTTTAATGTGCCAAATAAATAGTCGAATTTATCCTTCGACAATGTGGACAATACCGCTTGTAATTTTCCATCCGAACCAAACACAATCGTTGCTGAATGTAATCCTTCCAAAGACAATTCAGACGGGTCAAGCTCATACATAGCACCTTTGCTGTATTTATTCACACCTGCCTCTTTAATGGAGTATTTGGCTTTGACATCAGCCGCGGTTGCTTTTCCGATTTGCATCCCAAATGGTGCTGGATCAGCATGTATTAACGTCACGGCGGACAGCAAAGCTATGAGGGCAATTGTTGTATTTTTCAATGAGTCTCCTTTTATTTTTTATATGGTCTATTGTAATAAGCATGATCTTTTCGAATGGATTCAATAATTCGTTGCTGCTCTTCTTGAGCCAGTTGATAGGTCGAAGTTTGTAAAAATCGATCTAAATTCCAATCATGAACAATGGCGGTATAGTCAATATTGAGATTCTTGAAATCCCCCAATCTAGAACGATTATGTGCCCAGATAATCGAGCGATAGACCTGAATTGCGGGATAACGTTTCTGGAGAAACGATTGAAGCAAATCAGACGATTCATTGACCTGTCGACTTGGGCTTCGTCCTCGTTTATCAGCTATTGGCACATTAGACTCAACCATATTGCCGTATTTATCGTATTTGGTTCTCCACCATCTATCCCCGTCACAGAAAATGGTGCCGTTGTTGTATTTGATTTCGATAGCAAATACACCTCGCGGACCGACCAAAATCTGATCGATCTCTCCTCTGGCATTTTTATAGCCGCCGATCAATGTCCACTGATCATCAAGATTTTCAGCTAAAAAATTCTCTACCCGTTTTTCCCCTTCATTGCCGGCACTCCAAATCTTTTCTTTATCTCCGGCAGCTTGCATTCTGGGGCGTGAAGGCTTAGGTGCCGCATAGGCACCGATAACGCTGAAAACTCCGCCAATGATTTCCCATATATGACGTTGCTTCCATGCGTCAGAGAATCGGGAACGCGCCTGTACTTTACGAGCATCTCGTTTTATGATTGCTTCGTTGTAAGAAAAGAGACTGGTATGATATTGTCGCTGTCTCTCTTGCACGGCCGCGTCAATTTGTGAAGCCGTATGATCAGATAAAACGATTTTTTTCATGATACTTACTGCTTACCATCAAAATTTCGATCTATCCCGCCCGCTTTATCAGCGTCGAAATGATCTGAGCGCCGTTTGAATAAAACTAAACTTGTGACAACTATCAAAAAGACCAGAGGCACAAGCTGAACAATCAAATCCATCTCAATCCTTCAACTCATTTGCTTGAATGGATAAAGCTGCTTTTTTTTCTTTGATTCCGATCCAAATACCTGCACCTGATGCAATGGCGATTGCAGGAAGTCCCCAAGAAAGGTTTCCATTGGTCATGAGCAATAGTGCAATCCCAAGCTGGACAGAACCGAAAACGATTTGTAATTGATGATTTTTCTGATAAGAAAAAATTGCAAACAATATAGAAGCTGCAATCAATAAATACGCAATCCCCCCGATATGTGAGCCATTTTGGGTCATATTGATTTGTTCACCCATAAATTCTTGTGTCCAGCTATACCATGGCACAAACCAAAAAAACGTATTTGCAATCCCTATCAACAATCCTTGCATCATCTACCTTTTCTTTATGGAATAAATCAAGCACAAGCATCCACTAAATATTAATGAAGCCTGACGAATGAGTGTTATTCTATTTTTATAATCCTTTTTACTCACTTAATAGTGATTGTTTTAAAATATGCCTCTCCATTAGAATCGCTTATTCAAACAAGAATGGCGGTCATAGTGTCCAAAAAAGAGGAATATCCCGATGTCAAAGCGTATTACGACGCTTTAACCAATCACATAAAAGCGCTTCGAAAGGAGCGTAACATCAGCCAGTTGAAACTGGCTAATATTCTCGGACACAGCTCTACCTCTTTTATTGCGCGCATCGAACTCCGTCAGAATCAAGCCAATTACAACCTTGGCCATCTGATCCTTCTTGCCAAAGAGTGGGATCTCGATATCCATGATCTGCTTCCGCCGCTTTGATGCGCGCTAAAAGATCTTTCTGAAAATTTTCATCACATTCTGATTAAATCGGATCCAGTCCCGACAAGCATAAAGCACCAATCCGGTTACATTCCCTCCCAGCATCACCGCTGCGGATGTTTTATCCCCCGCAATGTACGTCACCGCCGTGGGTATCCATGTCATCATGACAAATTTTTCTTTGAAACCCAGTTTCATGCTATACTACCTCCGAACATCACTTCACTCTCCCTAATTTCCTCCGTCAAACAGATACGGGAGGGTGAAGGATAGCATCGTTTTTCTCGCACTCTTTACCATCTCATCGAAACTTCATATCCCCGTTTTTGCTTCCGATTCAGAAGTTCTTCATAGGCTTTCATAGCTGCACTTTGATCCCCAAACACTTCAGAGATCATCCGCATCGGCGTGGCCCTGTTCAAAGATCCGAAACTTCGTATCAGAAGCCACTCTCCAAAGAGATTGGGGACCACTTCCAGGCGGTACCAGCGCTTACGGTCGTTGACGGTCCGGGTCATCGTCAGCTGCATTTTTTTTCTCATCGTCGGTCTGCGGGTTTTTCTCTTCATCACGCCACAGAGCAAAGCGGAGCATCATCAACACGCCTGTTACACTCACCAATACCATCCAGTAGGGAACAGCAGAGGGTTCTGGGAACGGTTTGCCGATCACGCTGCACACTCCCGGATCATTGATGATCACATCCCCTTTGACAAACCCTACCCCCTCCTCATAGCTCCATCCAT is a genomic window containing:
- a CDS encoding nuclease-related domain-containing protein, producing MKKIVLSDHTASQIDAAVQERQRQYHTSLFSYNEAIIKRDARKVQARSRFSDAWKQRHIWEIIGGVFSVIGAYAAPKPSRPRMQAAGDKEKIWSAGNEGEKRVENFLAENLDDQWTLIGGYKNARGEIDQILVGPRGVFAIEIKYNNGTIFCDGDRWWRTKYDKYGNMVESNVPIADKRGRSPSRQVNESSDLLQSFLQKRYPAIQVYRSIIWAHNRSRLGDFKNLNIDYTAIVHDWNLDRFLQTSTYQLAQEEQQRIIESIRKDHAYYNRPYKK
- a CDS encoding WGR domain-containing protein is translated as MTRTVNDRKRWYRLEVVPNLFGEWLLIRSFGSLNRATPMRMISEVFGDQSAAMKAYEELLNRKQKRGYEVSMRW
- a CDS encoding site-specific integrase, which produces MRGSVYYQTGLLAKAVFAEGAKKTERIDPNHPHYQKIASYRTLCTYREVWNNFLNYLKEHWGVKNAEEITGAMVADYMLYKIEYYPSEQYLEKISSALGKLEIALKHYTLSQYGEAREYDFSIRQEILDTTRDLDLVADNYHNRAYKDPELLIESLKDPHHRLAARIQYEGGARIEGVSLIKPDQLHGICHDPITKTDKGVIFTKEKGGKEGDVLIGVDTYIELEEHLKMNKTFKLDRRRYSHAIRSTCERIGLNPEGSHGLRWNFAKRRLFEYAKAGFTYEQSLQTVSWEMKHNRASITEHYLGH
- a CDS encoding helix-turn-helix domain-containing protein; protein product: MAVIVSKKEEYPDVKAYYDALTNHIKALRKERNISQLKLANILGHSSTSFIARIELRQNQANYNLGHLILLAKEWDLDIHDLLPPL